A stretch of the Vibrio aquimaris genome encodes the following:
- a CDS encoding GMP reductase, translating into MRIEQELKLGFKDVLFRPKRSTLKSRSQVELTREFTFKHSGRQWSGTPVIAANMDSVGSFAMAKALAEHGVMTAVHKHYTVDDWAEFVKSADSQTLKNVMVSTGTSEADFQKTKDIMALSDELIFICIDIANGYSEHLVEYIEKVRVAFPDKVISAGNVVTGDMCEELILAGADIVKVGIGPGSVCTTRVKTGVGYPQLSAIIECGDAAHGLGGMIIGDGGCSCAGDVAKAFGGGADFVMLGGMLAGHEESGGELIEKDGQTMMKFYGMSSESAMKKHSGGVAQYRAAEGKTVLLPFRGSVHGTISDILGGVRSTCTYVGAAKLKELTKRTTFIRVQEQENNVFGNE; encoded by the coding sequence ATGCGTATCGAACAAGAACTTAAGTTAGGTTTTAAAGACGTACTCTTTCGCCCAAAGCGATCAACGCTCAAAAGCCGTTCTCAAGTTGAATTAACCCGCGAGTTTACATTCAAGCACAGCGGTCGTCAATGGTCAGGCACCCCTGTAATTGCAGCCAATATGGACTCTGTCGGTAGCTTTGCAATGGCCAAAGCCCTTGCCGAGCATGGTGTGATGACCGCGGTTCACAAGCATTACACGGTTGATGATTGGGCTGAGTTTGTTAAAAGTGCCGATAGCCAAACACTGAAAAACGTCATGGTATCAACTGGCACCTCGGAAGCTGATTTTCAAAAGACCAAAGATATTATGGCGCTAAGCGATGAGCTTATCTTCATCTGTATCGATATTGCCAATGGCTACTCGGAGCATCTGGTTGAATACATTGAAAAAGTCAGAGTCGCTTTTCCAGATAAAGTGATTTCAGCTGGTAATGTGGTCACGGGCGACATGTGTGAAGAGTTGATTTTAGCCGGTGCAGATATCGTAAAAGTCGGCATTGGTCCTGGCTCTGTCTGTACCACACGAGTGAAAACAGGTGTTGGTTATCCTCAGCTTTCAGCTATTATTGAATGTGGCGATGCGGCCCATGGCCTTGGCGGCATGATCATTGGTGACGGTGGCTGTTCATGCGCAGGCGATGTAGCAAAAGCCTTCGGCGGCGGCGCCGATTTTGTGATGCTTGGCGGCATGTTAGCTGGCCATGAAGAGTCAGGCGGCGAACTGATTGAAAAAGACGGCCAAACCATGATGAAATTCTACGGCATGTCGTCAGAGTCGGCCATGAAGAAACATTCAGGCGGTGTTGCCCAGTACCGCGCGGCCGAAGGAAAAACCGTACTCTTGCCATTTCGTGGCAGTGTCCATGGCACCATCTCAGATATCCTTGGCGGCGTACGCTCAACCTGCACCTACGTAGGCGCAGCAAAGCTTAAGGAGCTAACCAAGCGTACGACTTTCATCCGAGTACAAGAGCAAGAGAATAACGTGTTCGGGAACGAGTAA
- a CDS encoding DNA cytosine methyltransferase — MNHIELFAGCGGLSLGLESVGFELVLANELSPMAAETFTYNFFNEDLEEKANQNHQPENALWLNSKHSSLKPRLRENPFQFPIVTQEGFSDIPSNFKELDGKLIVGSIIELNRLLECSKELVDQLKGAFGRDGGLDLVSGGPPCQSFSMAGKREKNSDKNTLPWEFANFVKLTKPKLVLLENVTGILRAFKDENGNSFHAWYEVAKVFASIEYVPICLHVNARKAGVAQNRPRFILIGVREDHYQHIKPRLNDTESEMFSHSMEFYSKVDKYGENLEFGHLNYYDSNKSCDLSYFEQSFLNELVNSPEVSVREAIDDLKVHNPSEPSGFVLELNQRFKNLENRTEILNHELRNNSAIVKRRFRLYQVLQQIGERPITQSVFRILKNETDTLEENIWNILSGFQYLHENGELSQFKCKLEFENYLQAHPTKKQTQKALIAESPAPAALSIPDDACHYDDHELRVLTVREMARIQSFPDNFVFRSKITTGGQMRKFEVPQYTQVGNAVPPILGAALGSCISKLL, encoded by the coding sequence TTGAATCATATTGAGTTATTTGCAGGGTGTGGCGGTTTATCACTTGGCTTAGAAAGTGTTGGTTTTGAACTGGTTCTTGCGAACGAGCTATCGCCAATGGCAGCGGAAACTTTTACGTACAATTTTTTCAATGAAGACTTGGAAGAAAAAGCCAACCAAAATCATCAGCCTGAAAATGCTCTATGGCTTAATAGCAAGCACTCAAGCTTGAAGCCACGATTAAGAGAGAACCCATTTCAGTTTCCTATAGTCACTCAAGAAGGGTTTTCAGATATACCTTCAAATTTTAAAGAGTTAGACGGGAAACTAATCGTTGGTAGTATTATTGAACTGAATCGGTTATTGGAATGCTCTAAAGAGCTTGTTGATCAACTAAAAGGGGCATTTGGAAGAGATGGTGGATTAGACCTTGTTTCTGGAGGACCTCCTTGCCAATCCTTCAGTATGGCGGGAAAAAGAGAAAAAAATAGTGACAAAAATACACTTCCTTGGGAATTTGCTAATTTTGTCAAGCTAACTAAGCCTAAGCTAGTTTTACTTGAAAATGTAACTGGTATTCTTCGCGCATTTAAAGATGAAAATGGAAACAGCTTTCACGCTTGGTATGAAGTTGCAAAGGTTTTCGCTTCAATTGAGTATGTTCCAATTTGCCTTCACGTTAATGCTAGAAAAGCAGGAGTGGCCCAAAATAGACCTCGCTTTATATTAATAGGTGTTAGAGAAGATCATTATCAGCACATTAAACCAAGATTGAACGATACTGAATCCGAGATGTTTTCACACTCAATGGAGTTCTATTCCAAAGTAGATAAGTATGGCGAAAACCTTGAGTTTGGGCATTTAAACTATTACGACTCAAATAAAAGCTGTGATTTAAGCTATTTTGAGCAGTCATTTTTAAATGAATTAGTAAATTCGCCTGAAGTATCTGTTCGAGAAGCTATTGATGATTTAAAAGTTCATAATCCGTCAGAACCATCAGGCTTCGTTCTAGAGCTAAATCAAAGGTTTAAAAATTTAGAAAACAGAACGGAAATATTAAATCATGAACTTAGAAATAACAGTGCCATAGTTAAGAGAAGGTTCAGGCTATATCAAGTACTTCAACAAATTGGTGAAAGGCCGATTACTCAGTCTGTATTCAGAATTCTTAAGAATGAAACAGATACTTTGGAAGAGAATATATGGAACATTCTTTCTGGTTTTCAGTATCTGCATGAAAATGGCGAGCTTTCTCAATTTAAGTGTAAACTAGAGTTTGAAAATTACTTACAAGCTCACCCAACAAAAAAACAAACTCAGAAAGCTTTAATAGCTGAGTCACCAGCTCCAGCAGCTCTGTCTATACCCGACGATGCATGCCACTATGACGATCATGAACTCAGGGTTTTAACTGTTAGAGAGATGGCTCGGATACAGTCATTTCCTGATAACTTTGTTTTTCGATCAAAAATTACAACTGGTGGGCAAATGAGGAAGTTTGAAGTCCCACAATATACCCAAGTTGGCAATGCCGTACCTCCAATATTGGGCGCTGCATTGGGTAGTTGTATTTCAAAGCTATTGTAA
- a CDS encoding MvaI/BcnI family restriction endonuclease → MSETNYPSEKRLKQLVKQLKKEKHIKTYQAYDLISQTFGYSSWQELKPIIELHWKAQIPSPKVSLNFIDDDDVTLSDKEFDDIENERSSELDKSVKELVQRNKVQLAKLAIEYSIFEPTITGLKKSILDATQPVRTHFELENFHHYYSQGQGIENKVVKTAYLLTDSETIRSKVSLYRPNTKKGDPRMWFRKLGELAEAGDQVAIIIYEDEPYLINISKYSISNELDKPESPIRQLIKAYVNTGSSIAEELLTKLKTLAIKPFKALRKGDTAIGYTLEILLGIEANSSKLPDYKGIELKSGRGGKNRSNLFAQVAKWDISPCEKSAEILDNYGYQREDDFKLYCTVSTQKPNSQGLHFKYDKSNDQLQEWHDSGELVAIWPGSILRERLLEKHAETFWIEAESFVKEGIEYFQLKSVIHTKQPLASQLLPLIECGVITMDHLIKRSGKNNRVSEKGPLFKIDKKNLDLLFPAPQKYSLVD, encoded by the coding sequence ATGTCTGAAACAAACTACCCAAGCGAGAAGCGACTAAAACAATTAGTAAAGCAATTAAAAAAGGAAAAGCACATTAAAACATATCAAGCGTATGACCTTATAAGTCAGACATTTGGTTATTCAAGTTGGCAAGAACTAAAGCCAATCATAGAACTTCATTGGAAAGCTCAGATTCCCTCTCCAAAAGTATCTCTAAACTTTATTGACGATGATGATGTAACTCTTTCTGATAAAGAGTTTGATGATATTGAAAATGAAAGAAGTTCTGAGCTGGATAAATCTGTAAAAGAATTAGTTCAACGAAATAAAGTTCAACTAGCCAAGCTAGCTATAGAATACTCTATATTTGAACCAACAATCACTGGGCTAAAAAAGTCAATTCTCGACGCTACACAGCCTGTTAGAACTCACTTCGAATTAGAAAATTTCCACCATTATTACTCTCAAGGACAAGGTATAGAAAACAAAGTTGTCAAAACGGCCTACCTACTAACAGATTCTGAAACCATTAGATCTAAGGTAAGTCTATATCGCCCCAATACTAAAAAGGGTGATCCCCGTATGTGGTTTCGAAAGTTGGGAGAACTAGCTGAAGCAGGTGATCAAGTTGCGATCATCATATATGAGGATGAGCCATATTTAATAAATATATCTAAGTATTCCATCAGTAATGAATTAGATAAACCAGAAAGTCCAATTAGACAGCTAATTAAAGCTTACGTAAATACGGGTAGCTCTATTGCTGAAGAGTTACTAACAAAGTTAAAAACTTTAGCTATTAAACCTTTTAAAGCATTAAGAAAAGGTGACACGGCGATTGGTTATACGTTAGAAATATTACTTGGAATAGAGGCAAACTCAAGCAAGTTACCAGACTATAAAGGCATTGAGCTAAAATCTGGTCGAGGTGGGAAAAATCGCTCAAACTTATTTGCTCAAGTTGCGAAGTGGGATATCAGTCCATGCGAAAAAAGTGCTGAAATCTTAGATAACTATGGTTACCAAAGAGAAGATGATTTCAAGCTTTATTGTACTGTTAGTACCCAGAAGCCAAATTCTCAAGGACTACATTTCAAATACGACAAGTCAAATGATCAACTTCAAGAATGGCATGACAGTGGAGAATTAGTAGCAATTTGGCCGGGTTCTATATTACGCGAACGTTTACTTGAAAAACACGCAGAAACCTTTTGGATTGAAGCTGAAAGCTTTGTAAAGGAAGGTATAGAATACTTTCAGTTAAAGAGTGTAATTCATACAAAACAACCATTGGCATCTCAACTATTACCACTAATAGAATGTGGAGTAATAACTATGGACCACCTCATCAAACGTAGCGGTAAAAACAATCGAGTTAGTGAGAAAGGACCATTATTTAAAATTGACAAGAAAAATCTAGATCTATTGTTCCCTGCCCCTCAAAAGTATTCCCTAGTAGATTAA